The proteins below come from a single Drosophila teissieri strain GT53w chromosome 3L, Prin_Dtei_1.1, whole genome shotgun sequence genomic window:
- the LOC122616593 gene encoding thioredoxin reductase 2, mitochondrial yields MSTIKFLRSSTHNALRTSLGWYRHAGSRPRYDYDLVVLGGGSAGLACAKEAAGCGARVLCFDYVKPTPVGTKWGIGGTCVNVGCIPKKLMHQASLLGEAVHEAVAYGWNVDDQNLRPDWRKLVRSVQNHIKSVNWVTRVDLRDKKVEYVNSKCSFRDSHTIEYVAMPGAENRQVTSEYVVVAVGGRPRYPDIPGAVELGITSDDIFSYEREPGRTLVVGAGYVGLECACFLKGLGYDPTVMVRSIVLRGFDRQMSELLAAMMTERGIPFLGTTIPKAVERQADGRLLVRYHNTTTQKEGSDVFDTVLWAIGRKGLIEDLNLEAAGVRTHDDKIVVDGAEATSVPHIFAVGDIIYGRPELTPVAILSGRLLARRLFAGSTQLMDYADVATTVFTPLEYSCVGMSEETAIELRGADNIEVFHGYYKPTEFFIPQKSVRHCYLKAVAEVSGDQKILGLHYIGPVAGEVIQGFAAALKSGLTVKTLLNTVGIHPTTAEEFTRLSITKRSGRDPTPASCCS; encoded by the coding sequence ATGTCGACGATAAAGTTTCTGCGATCCTCCACCCACAACGCACTTCGGACCAGCCTGGGATGGTACCGCCATGCTGGCTCAAGACCACGCTACGACTACGACCTGGTTGTGCTCGGCGGGGGATCGGCGGGATTGGCGTGCGCTAAGGAGGCGGCTGGCTGCGGGGCCCGCGTGCTCTGCTTCGACTACGTGAAGCCCACTCCAGTGGGCACGAAGTGGGGCATCGGAGGCACCTGCGTGAACGTGGGCTGCATCCCCAAGAAGCTGATGCACCAGGCCTCGCTGCTGGGCGAAGCTGTCCACGAGGCGGTGGCCTACGGCTGGAATGTAGACGACCAGAACCTACGGCCCGACTGGCGCAAGCTGGTGCGCTCCGTGCAGAACCACATCAAGTCCGTGAACTGGGTGACCCGCGTGGACCTGCGCGACAAGAAGGTGGAGTATGTGAACTCGAAATGCTCTTTTCGCGACAGCCACACCATCGAATACGTGGCCATGCCGGGTGCCGAAAACCGCCAGGTGACCTCAGAGTATGTGGTGGTGGCCGTGGGCGGAAGGCCACGCTACCCGGACATTCCCGGAGCCGTTGAACTGGGCATAACCAGCGACGATATATTCAGCTACGAGCGAGAGCCGGGTCGCACCCTTGTGGTGGGCGCCGGATACGTGGGTCTGGAGTGCGCCTGCTTCCTCAAGGGACTTGGCTACGACCCTACTGTCATGGTGCGCTCCATTGTGCTGCGCGGCTTTGATCGCCAGATGTCCGAGCTGCTGGCCGCCATGATGACTGAGCGAGGTATCCCCTTCCTGGGCACCACAATCCCCAAGGCCGTGGAGAGGCAGGCGGACGGGCGGCTGCTCGTCCGGTATCACAACACAACCACCCAAAAGGAAGGCAGCGACGTCTTTGACACTGTGCTGTGGGCCATCGGACGCAAAGGCCTAATTGAGGACCTCAACCTGGAGgccgccggagtgaggacTCATGACGACAAGATCGTGGTGGACGGTGCGGAGGCCACCAGCGTTCCTCATATATTTGCAGTTGGGGACATCATATATGGTCGACCCGAGCTAACTCCGGTGGCCATCCTGTCGGGGCGCCTGCTTGCCAGGCGTCTGTTTGCCGGATCCACGCAGTTGATGGACTATGCCGACGTGGCAACCACAGTTTTTACTCCGCTAGAATACAGCTGTGTCGGCATGTCGGAGGAAACGGCGATCGAACTGCGCGGAGCTGACAACATCGAGGTATTCCACGGCTACTACAAGCCCACCGAGTTCTTCATTCCCCAGAAGAGCGTGCGCCACTGCTACCTCAAGGCCGTAGCCGAGGTATCCGGGGACCAGAAGATCCTAGGCCTGCACTACATCGGCCCAGTCGCCGGCGAGGTCATCCAGGGCTTCGCCGCAGCCCTTAAGTCCGGCTTAACCGTGAAAACCCTGCTGAACACGGTGGGAATCCACCCCACCACCGCCGAAGAGTTTACCAGGCTATCAATTACCAAGCGATCTGGTCGGGATCCTACTCCAGCCTCCTGCTGCAGTTAG